One Gordonia zhaorongruii DNA segment encodes these proteins:
- the secF gene encoding protein translocase subunit SecF — MTRERPTATWEDADYVPEKNQSFLQRLYTGTGAFNIVGQRKGWYIASAVIMLVCVLAMVFRGFTPGIDFEGGTQVSLPATEGVTTSSVSEVFTDTFGKEPEAVQVAGSGSSATIQLRTETMTPAEAGNLSHALGDRFAPQLKVADVSSSDVSSTWGAEITRKMVIALIVFLVAVFIYIAIRFDREMSAAALVSMLFDVVATAGVYSLVGFEVTPATVIGLLTILGFSVYDTVVVFDKVEENTRSVLATSRRTYGEQANLAINQTLMRSINTTVISVLPIIALMVIAVWMLGVGTLKDLALIQLVGVVVGTYSSVFLATPLLVTFKEWRADIKRHTAKVLARRERAAA, encoded by the coding sequence GTGACCCGAGAGCGGCCGACGGCCACCTGGGAGGACGCAGACTACGTCCCCGAGAAGAACCAATCGTTCCTGCAGCGCCTGTACACGGGTACCGGTGCGTTCAACATCGTCGGCCAGCGGAAGGGGTGGTACATCGCGTCCGCCGTGATAATGCTGGTCTGTGTGCTGGCGATGGTGTTCCGGGGCTTCACACCCGGCATCGACTTCGAAGGCGGCACGCAGGTCTCGCTGCCCGCGACGGAAGGCGTTACCACCTCGTCGGTGAGCGAGGTGTTCACCGACACCTTCGGCAAGGAGCCCGAGGCGGTTCAGGTCGCCGGTTCCGGGTCGTCGGCGACCATCCAGCTGCGGACCGAGACGATGACCCCAGCGGAGGCAGGCAACCTGTCACACGCGCTCGGCGACAGGTTCGCGCCGCAATTGAAGGTCGCGGACGTCAGTAGTTCGGACGTGAGCTCCACCTGGGGTGCCGAGATCACCCGCAAGATGGTGATCGCGTTGATCGTCTTCCTGGTAGCGGTGTTCATCTACATCGCCATCAGATTCGACCGGGAGATGTCGGCTGCGGCCCTCGTCTCCATGCTCTTCGACGTGGTCGCCACGGCCGGTGTGTACTCGCTCGTCGGATTCGAGGTCACGCCGGCGACGGTGATCGGCCTGCTCACCATCCTCGGCTTCTCGGTGTACGACACGGTGGTGGTGTTCGACAAGGTCGAGGAGAACACCAGATCCGTGCTCGCGACGTCCAGACGCACGTACGGCGAGCAGGCGAACCTCGCGATCAACCAGACCCTGATGCGGTCCATCAACACCACCGTCATCTCGGTGCTGCCGATCATCGCGCTGATGGTGATCGCGGTGTGGATGCTCGGCGTCGGAACGCTGAAGGATCTGGCGCTCATCCAGCTGGTCGGTGTGGTGGTCGGCACCTACTCGTCGGTCTTCCTGGCCACTCCGCTGCTGGTCACGTTCAAGGAATGGCGTGCCGACATCAAACGCCACACCGCGAAGGTGCTGGCCCGACGGGAACGGGCCGCCGCATGA